One Natrinema marinum genomic window carries:
- a CDS encoding metal-dependent transcriptional regulator: MMLSDVMEDYLKAIYQLQRETDDRIKTSEIADELDVTSPTVTSMLDKLEERELVDREKYRGVTLTDEGETVALEIVRHHRLLEAYLTEHLDYDWSEVHAEADRLEHHISENFEARVADALGEPTVDPHGSPIPSADLEPPERPDGEAITEFEEGTVVTVAEVADRDPEVLSYLSEHGVEPGVELEILEIAPFGMVTARSNEADEPVSLPESVAHHVRVARPAEAKS, translated from the coding sequence ATGATGCTGAGCGACGTGATGGAAGACTACCTCAAAGCCATCTACCAGCTCCAGCGCGAGACCGACGATCGGATCAAGACCTCCGAGATCGCCGACGAGCTGGACGTCACGTCGCCGACGGTCACCAGCATGCTCGACAAGCTCGAGGAGCGGGAACTCGTCGACCGCGAGAAGTATCGCGGGGTGACCCTGACCGACGAGGGCGAGACCGTCGCCCTCGAGATCGTCCGCCACCACCGGCTGCTCGAGGCCTACCTCACCGAACACTTAGATTACGACTGGTCGGAGGTTCACGCCGAGGCCGACCGGCTCGAACATCACATCAGCGAGAACTTCGAGGCCCGCGTCGCCGACGCCCTCGGCGAGCCGACGGTCGATCCCCACGGCTCGCCGATCCCCAGCGCCGACCTCGAGCCGCCGGAGCGCCCCGACGGCGAGGCCATCACCGAGTTCGAGGAAGGAACCGTCGTCACCGTCGCGGAGGTCGCCGACCGCGATCCCGAAGTGCTGTCGTATCTATCGGAGCACGGCGTCGAACCCGGCGTCGAACTCGAGATCCTCGAGATCGCCCCCTTCGGCATGGTGACGGCGCGCTCGAACGAAGCCGACGAGCCGGTGTCGCTTCCCGAATCCGTCGCCCACCACGTTCGGGTCGCA